GCCCCTCTTCTTGACTGGATCCACGTCAAATGACTGCGACCTTTCCAGATCGTGGACATTCTAAGCCCGGGTGCGTTTCTTGTCTTCGGCCATGGCCATATCGGAGCTGGCCAACTTCTCTCGGTTGAAGCCATAGCTATCAATCGGGGACAGTATACTGTCCATGGGCGGTGTCGATAGCCTTTTGGTCCTTAAGCCATCGTCTGTGGAAGTCTGGGTATTTCCTTCGGTGATGGTGGAGCCCGCTGCAAGGTGCTCGATGATGTGTTGAGCACGCTTAAGATCTTCGGCATGGTGATACATCTTGTCAATCTTATTGTGAAGCGGATCGGCCAGCGAAAGGTGAGAAGAGGGTCGGTCAACTTCGTCCATCTTCCCGTGCCCTTCCACGATGCATAGAATGCTATGGCGACCAGAATGATGCCCAGCATGGGTGGCATTGCATCTGGGGTTCCCATAGTTTCCGTGCGTATCTGCGATACCCAAGTCGGTTTGCTTAGGCACACAATCCGATAGTCTGGCTGCTGGCGATGCGCGTATGGTCGCATCGGTGATCTGAGGTTCGACCGCAGTAACCTTGGTCATTCTGTCTGCGCGGATAAAGGGGTTGTCTTTCAGGGTAGTCAAAGTGGCCACAGTTGTCTGTTTCTTCTTGGAAGTTTCTGTTGTTGTCTCTAGAGAAGATGAGGTTCCAgtgtcctcctcggccgcatTCAACGCATGCCACTCACTAGGCAGCTTCTTTTGCTGTGTACTTCCTGCATACTCGACGTCGAGTGGTTCTTCGTCGAATGGTATCTCGCTTGAACATTGTGGGCATACCGCGTGCCCACACGTGTTGCAAAATGCTCGAGAGGTGACTTCGGCTCCACAAGAGTGACAGCTGTTGGTTGCGTGCCGGGGAATGCTGTTGGCCCCATCTTGATGACGCGAGAagtcctcttcttcgtcatcggaGAGCCATCCAGACGGGCGAGAGATCCCAAACTCCGCAAAGATGTCCCGTGCATGACGTCTGCGGATGGTTGAAGTGGTGACTTCAGTTCCACGAGAGTGGCTTGAGGAAGCCGAATGGCTAGAGAAGAGGCGGCACTGCTCCGGGCGTGATGAAGACCGCATTGGTGGTGCGAGACTTGTGGGAGCCCGATTCTGTGTCTTGCTGGGCCGTGGCCGAAGGTGGCTTGTCGAGGCGATCTGACGAAGCTGTGCAGGGTCCAGGCTGATTGTTTCTCGGGGAGGTGTCAGATACACTGAGCGCTGCTGATGCAAAACGGGGTCAACACCTTGACTGCTTCCTCGAGAGGTTCCTTCCGGTCCCCAGCCTAGAAACGAATGGTCTTGGGACGGTGCTTGGGATTCGGCAGAGAGGGTGTTGCgcatcgccggcctcgcgaAGATCTTGCTGGTCCGTTGACCCTAGCCGAACCAAGTGCTCTCGCGTTCCCTCGCGTCCTGCGGCGATGGCATGCGACCTGCCACACGGTTGGAGGATCGCCTCGTGAACTTCTCTCGTCTTGCCGATACTAAGCCCTCTGGGATGTCACCATCGTCGGGCTGCGCGACGGCAACGTCGGCATGGGCTGGGTGGGAGTCGTCAAAGAAGGAGTCCTCCATATCAAGAGAGAGTGGATAGTGATTGTGAAATACTGAATGATGCTGGGATAAGCGTAAAATGGTATTGTGATGGATGGGTCGGGGGCGGATGAGAAACAATGCTCCCTGACGGGCGATGCGGAACATTACCTAGGGAAGAGAGTGTGCCTCGAGAGAGGTCAGGATATATAGGTACATGTTGGGGGAGTCAGAAGGCAGAAGCCGGGTAAGGGCCAGCCACCTTAAGGAAATGGGACAGGGCTGGCCAAGGTCATGTCAGTGCCTACCAAACCTGTGTACTAATTCCAGCAAGGGACAGAAAGACCGTCCCGCGAAACAGCAGTATGCACGGCATGCACGCAGCGAGACTATAGGGAGAAGGAACGTCGAAAAAAAACATCGCAAGTGGATTCAATTATGCGATGTTGGATGAGTTAGGGAATCCGAGTCTTTTGATGTACAACGTCATGTCACCCACGACCTTCTTTTACACTCTATTTCAGGACGGCCTGCAGGCTCTCAAGAACCTGGAAAACGGGTTAGAAACTCAAGCATGCAACTTCACGTTCGTTAACACTTACCTCCAGCTCAaccttggcctcggcaaCATCCTGCTCGCTTCCGCTGCCGGAGGCAACcttctgggcctcggcgatcAAGGACTTGACGGTCTCGGCGCTGAAGTCCTCGATGGGGTATCCCTCGGTGGCGTTGATGCTGAGGACAGAGTTGGGCTGAACAACGGCGAAACCGCCAGACACTGCGGACGTCATCTCCCGTCAGTTTCTCATTCTTGTCATCCCTTGGGAAGCTTGTTGTGATGTGACGTACGGAAAAACTGCTTGTTGGGGCCGCTCTCCTCGATAACCTCGACCAGGCCGGACTTCAGCTGCTCAATGGAGGGAACGTGGTTGGCGAGGACACCCATATCGCCGGACTCGGCGGGGATGTTGACCTGAACGACATCCTGGGACTTGTAGATGGCCTGCGGTTGCGGTAATTAGCTTCGATCCTTCAATTGGCTCCCCCGTTGTGCCGcattctcgtcgtcggctcgtGTCTGGCTTGATATGTTCGGAAGACATCGCGTTCGTACCTGGTGAGGGAGCGACAAGCTCAGCTTGATCTGCGAATCGTCAGCGGGAGTTCGGAGGCCAGCTCGGAGCATGGAGCACGGAGAGTAGTGCTTGCCTTGTCCGGGACGGCATCTGCGTAGGTTCTGCGCTGGAGGGGGGCGCGAATGGCAGCAGGGCGGGCCCGGAGAGCCGCGCGCGCGAAGCGGAAAGAGTTCATGATGGGCTGAGCTGGCAATGGGGATGTGATGCTGGAGACAGCTCGGGTGAGGTCGCGGGCAGGAATCTTTCGGCTGAGTCCATTCGCGATTCGGCTAGCGGGAGAAACTTTGGTCACGCCGCAGAGCACATGACCCGCTACGCACGGAGCACCTCGATTTTCGCACGCTACTCTTCTTTGTAAATCTTTCTGCATTATGATATATTTATAGATCTAAAAAATAGTATTGATGTAAACGGTCTTTCAGCGGAGTCAGCGTGGGAGCACTACGTGGAATGTCACCACCTCTATGATAGCAAACCACCCTTCATGAATGAACCAATGTCAATAAACCATTCATGTCTGTTCAACCCGCAAGCTCTTCTACCTCCCCAAAGGAGGGCAGTCTTTGCAATCTCGACGAAGCAGCTTCAATTCTACGTGTCACATCATACCACCGCAAGGACTTCGACCTTGCCGTCATTCACCTCAACCCTCACAAGTTTGGTTACATTCGTTCTTCTCTCTTCAAGTCTTTCGCCTCTTCTCTCGATGCTAACCTCGGACGTCTCGAGTCGTTTCCCCTGGAAATTCTAACCTCGGTCTGTCTATTTCTCGATATTTCGACTGCTTTTCATTTCAGTCATGTCAATCGCCGCGCTCGAGAGATAGTTGCTACGATTCGAGAATACCGTCAGCTTAGCGAGCACGCTATCGACTGTGTATGCGCTCTACTTCGAACAGGTGTTGCATCGCGTGTCAGCATAACTAGTCTCTATTCCGCTCTATCAACGAAGAACTGCCACCTTTGCGGCTCGTTTTCCGGCTTCCTCTTCCTATCCACCGCTACAAGATGCTGCTTTTCTTGCATTGAAACAGCCCCAAGCTTACGTGCTACTTCCCTGGCCAAGCTCTCCAAGGCATCTGGTGTACCCGTCCGTCAACTCAAGAAATCTATACCTACCTTGCACACTCTATCAGGAGTCTACACTATGGAGGAAGTGACACGCACACGGAGAACATTTATTGTCGCAGAATCCCACTGTCTTGATGCGTTGAAAAGAAATGAAATCAAAGAGTCGCAACTGACATTCGACTTGTGGTCGCAGTCGCCCATTTTACGCTTCATGGCATCTTCAAGTCTGCCATTTTTGGACCCTATCACGGAAGAGATTCAAACCGGAGTCTCCTGTAGAGGTTGCCAACTGGTATTAGAAGCTGCGCCTTCGGAAGCGAGATTCGACCGCCGAGAGCGTGTGTATTCAAGAGAAGAGTTTCTAGACCACTTTCATCAGTGTGAGGAAGCGAGGAATCTTTGGGTTTTGAGCCAGGGGGGTACGGTTCCGATTGAGGAACCCTTCATGGCACAGCAGGGCGGCTTTTTCAACGAGCGATACACTGTTCCGCTTTGATCAATGTATTTTATGTCATAAAACCCAACTGAAGCTTTCAGTGCCAGGACGCTTGCATGAGAGACTAAAGTAGCATCGACCTTTGTGTTCATTTCATGGTCAAGTTGGCGGTGTATTTACCGTCCTACCAACTTCGAGCAGCGAAAAGGTTGCCTGCCCTGATCACATAACGACAACACCGAGTAAACCAGCCGTTTATCCCACTTTCATATATATtactcctcctcggcatcacTATAATATTTCTTTGGTGCACTGGGGGCAACAAGATGGCTTGGACAATACCTAAGCGCCGCAACTTTTGAGTGCATCCGCAGGGGACAAACCGGCACAGTCACAACGACTGCCAAAGTGGCACGCTTCGAATGGGAGATTCCACGTATGGAGCGCGAAACCCACGCGTACCGCCTGCTCGAAGGAACGGGCATTGCGCCGCGGTTTCTCGGTCATGTTCATGAGCAAGGGCGGACAGTAGGAATGCTGCTGAAGAAGATTGAGGACGGCCGGTTTGCTGGAGTGGGTGACCTGGAGGCGTGTAGGAAGGCGCTTGGCCGTTTCCACAAGACAGGTTTGCTTCACGGTGACGTGAACCGTCACAACTTTGTCGTTGGCAAAGACGGATTGAAGTTGATTGATTTTACGACGAGTCGGGAGACCAACGATTTGGAGGCTTTTGATGCGGTATTGGCGAGCTTGGAGACTGAGTTGGGAGATGGTTCAGGACGTGGTGGGGGGTTCGAGATTGATGATGATTAGCAATGGAACTGCGTCGGTAGTTTTCAACAACATAAACAGCTGATGGCAACTGTTCTCGAGCCTTGTGAAATTCCGCGGTGGTTTTAACACATCGTCATATTGCACCGAGGCCTCTGATCTGTCTTTTCACTCTCCTTTCTCCCAATCAAATATCCCTCGGGAAGCCTACAGGGTTCTCTACGTGGTTATCTGCAAGTAGCAGGCAGACACCACCACGATAATGCTGTCCTAACAACAGCTcgcaggcccttgacgccgccgacacgTTTGACCACGCCGCAGTGCTTCGGCAGGACAATCATGGCTGCGGTTTCACGGGAGCGCGCAAAGATCGTCTATCTGCCTATTTAGAGCTCATATCTGATACTTAGGCCATGATAACCAGGGCAATCGTTTTGTCAAGAAAGAAATCTGACACTGGCAAGAATTCCAACAACCTCCCGATTCGCTGAATGCTCGTGTAAAAAAACATCTGCTACATCGTGAATACTAGTCTCTTGACGGGC
The genomic region above belongs to Colletotrichum higginsianum IMI 349063 chromosome 2, whole genome shotgun sequence and contains:
- a CDS encoding F-box domain-containing protein translates to MSVQPASSSTSPKEGSLCNLDEAASILRVTSYHRKDFDLAVIHLNPHKFGYIRSSLFKSFASSLDANLGRLESFPLEILTSVCLFLDISTAFHFSHVNRRAREIVATIREYRQLSEHAIDCVCALLRTGVASRVSITSLYSALSTKNCHLCGSFSGFLFLSTATRCCFSCIETAPSLRATSLAKLSKASGVPVRQLKKSIPTLHTLSGVYTMEEVTRTRRTFIVAESHCLDALKRNEIKESQLTFDLWSQSPILRFMASSSLPFLDPITEEIQTGVSCRGCQLVLEAAPSEARFDRRELTTTAKVARFEWEIPRMERETHAYRLLEGTGIAPRFLGHVHEQGRTVGMLLKKIEDGRFAGVGDLEACRKALGRFHKTGLLHGDVNRHNFVVGKDGLKLIDFTTSRETNDLEAFDAVLASLETELGDGSGRGGGFEIDDD
- a CDS encoding ATP synthase subunit delta gives rise to the protein MNSFRFARAALRARPAAIRAPLQRRTYADAVPDKASTTLPGLRTPADDSQIKLSLSLPHQAIYKSQDVVQVNIPAESGDMGVLANHVPSIEQLKSGLVEVIEESGPNKQFFLSGGFAVVQPNSVLSINATEGYPIEDFSAETVKSLIAEAQKVASGSGSEQDVAEAKVELEVLESLQAVLK